A section of the Frankiales bacterium genome encodes:
- a CDS encoding VOC family protein, whose product MVVASRGVVTLDCAEPGPLAQFWADVLGGRVVHAGDAAVVVRTEWVAIAAMRVEGYVPPTWPAADVPKQVHLDLAVDDLEPAVAEAVRLGATVAAHQPAPGLRRILLDPAGHPFCLTTQVPPAAL is encoded by the coding sequence ATGGTGGTCGCGTCGCGCGGGGTGGTCACGCTCGACTGCGCCGAGCCCGGCCCGCTCGCGCAGTTCTGGGCCGACGTGCTCGGGGGTCGCGTGGTGCACGCGGGCGACGCCGCCGTGGTCGTGCGCACGGAGTGGGTGGCGATCGCGGCCATGCGCGTCGAGGGCTACGTGCCGCCCACGTGGCCCGCGGCTGACGTGCCCAAGCAGGTCCACCTCGACCTCGCCGTCGACGACCTCGAGCCCGCGGTGGCGGAGGCGGTCCGGCTCGGCGCGACCGTGGCGGCGCACCAGCCCGCGCCGGGGCTGCGGCGGATCCTGCTCGACCCGGCCGGCCACCCCTTCTGCCTCACCACCCAGGTGCCGCCCGCGGCCCTGTGA
- a CDS encoding DUF1028 domain-containing protein, which translates to MTFSLVARSEDGSQLGVAVASKFLAVGAAVPAAEVGAGAVATQAMANLAYRPQGLARLAAGDDADAAVAALTGADPDRDHRQLGIVDAHGGSATYTGAACFGWAGGVAGATAGGAAYAIQGNILTGPDVVDAVEAAFRQADPARPFRHRLLDALLAGDRAGGDSRGRQSAALLVVTPGGGYGGGSDVLVDLRVDDHPDPVPELVRLLGIRDLLFERPDPADCLPLVDDVADEVRRLLAGLGHTDPDLPTALAGWVGIENLEERLVPGRIDPLVLEHLRQQAGAAS; encoded by the coding sequence ATGACGTTCTCCCTCGTCGCCCGCTCCGAGGACGGCTCCCAGCTCGGCGTCGCCGTCGCCTCCAAGTTCCTCGCCGTCGGCGCCGCGGTGCCCGCCGCCGAGGTCGGCGCCGGCGCGGTCGCCACGCAGGCCATGGCCAACCTCGCCTACCGGCCGCAGGGGCTCGCGCGCCTGGCCGCGGGCGACGACGCCGACGCGGCGGTCGCCGCGCTCACGGGCGCCGACCCGGACCGCGACCACCGTCAGCTCGGGATCGTCGACGCGCACGGCGGCTCGGCCACCTACACCGGCGCCGCCTGCTTCGGCTGGGCCGGCGGCGTCGCCGGCGCCACGGCCGGCGGCGCGGCGTACGCGATCCAGGGCAACATCCTCACCGGGCCGGACGTCGTCGACGCCGTGGAGGCCGCCTTCCGCCAGGCCGACCCGGCACGCCCCTTCCGGCACCGCCTGCTCGACGCGCTGCTCGCGGGCGACCGCGCCGGCGGCGACTCCCGCGGCCGGCAGAGCGCGGCCCTGCTCGTGGTGACCCCCGGGGGCGGCTACGGCGGCGGCAGCGACGTGCTGGTGGACCTGCGCGTGGACGACCACCCGGACCCGGTCCCCGAGCTCGTCCGGCTGCTCGGCATCCGCGACCTGCTCTTCGAGCGGCCCGACCCCGCCGACTGCCTGCCGCTCGTGGACGACGTCGCCGACGAGGTGCGCCGGCTGCTGGCCGGCCTCGGCCACACCGACCCGGACCTCCCCACGGCCCTCGCCGGATGGGTCGGCATCGAGAACCTCGAGGAGCGGCTGGTGCCCGGGCGGATCGACCCGCTCGTGCTCGAGCACCTGCGCCAGCAGGCGGGGGCGGCGTCGTGA
- a CDS encoding helix-turn-helix domain-containing protein: protein MGAIRRGGSRRPIIASPRSVAWGRLCPVSTATALPPAYSGPAGLDVDAAYQALVSRDRRFDGRLWFGVTSTGVYCRPVCPAQTRKRSNVRYFAAPAAAVSAGFRACKRCRPDSAPGSRHWDHRGDLASRALRLIADGAVDEGGVTGLAATLHVSERHLHRTLVAEVGAGPLQLAVSRRAQTARLLVEQTELPLSEVAFAAGFASIRQFNDVMRREFGAPPSQLRRRPVAPIPASDPALVLRLRLRPPYDAQAVGAHLAARAVVGLEQHTADGDAWTHRRVVGTRRGPAVTEVRVAGDHVVVRSGTDLRATASLVRRVRRWLDLDADPDAIGEVLRADADLRPLVTARPGLRVPTTVDPWETLVRTVVGQQVSVAGARTLLGRLVAAFGTPVADGLAAFPGPGVLAASAPEAISALGMPRTRGRTLHLAARAVARGEVDLTGGDPDEVAATLLRIPGIGPWTADYLRLRGLGDPDAFPAGDLGLRQSAERLGLPSDAAALAVRAAAWSPWRSYAAQHLWTAITQHGRDVTGETVASRAE from the coding sequence ATGGGCGCGATCCGGCGAGGCGGGTCGCGACGTCCGATTATCGCCAGTCCTCGGTCGGTGGCCTGGGGCAGACTCTGCCCCGTGAGCACCGCGACCGCCCTGCCGCCGGCCTACTCTGGGCCGGCCGGGCTCGACGTCGACGCCGCCTACCAGGCCCTGGTGTCGCGCGACCGGCGCTTCGACGGACGGCTGTGGTTCGGGGTGACGAGCACCGGTGTCTACTGCCGCCCGGTGTGCCCGGCGCAGACGCGGAAGCGCAGCAACGTGCGCTACTTCGCGGCGCCCGCGGCCGCCGTGAGCGCCGGCTTCCGCGCCTGCAAGAGGTGCCGGCCGGACTCGGCGCCGGGCTCGCGCCACTGGGACCACCGCGGCGACCTCGCCTCGCGGGCGCTGCGGCTCATCGCGGACGGCGCGGTCGACGAGGGCGGCGTCACCGGGCTCGCGGCGACGCTGCACGTCTCCGAGCGCCACCTGCACCGCACGCTCGTGGCCGAGGTCGGGGCCGGACCGCTGCAGCTCGCGGTGAGCCGCCGCGCCCAGACGGCGCGGCTGCTGGTCGAGCAGACCGAGCTGCCGCTCTCGGAGGTCGCGTTCGCCGCCGGCTTCGCCAGCATCCGGCAGTTCAACGACGTCATGCGCCGCGAGTTCGGGGCGCCGCCGTCGCAGCTGCGCCGTCGTCCGGTCGCGCCGATCCCGGCGTCGGACCCGGCGCTGGTGCTGCGGCTGCGGCTGCGACCGCCCTACGACGCGCAGGCCGTGGGGGCCCATCTGGCGGCGCGGGCCGTCGTCGGCCTCGAGCAGCACACGGCCGACGGCGACGCATGGACGCACCGCAGGGTGGTGGGCACCCGGCGCGGCCCGGCCGTGACCGAGGTGCGGGTGGCCGGCGACCACGTCGTCGTCCGGAGCGGCACCGACCTGCGGGCCACGGCGTCCCTCGTGCGGCGGGTGCGCCGCTGGCTCGACCTCGACGCGGACCCGGACGCCATCGGCGAGGTCCTGCGCGCCGACGCCGACCTGCGCCCGCTGGTGACGGCGCGGCCCGGGCTGCGCGTGCCCACCACGGTGGACCCGTGGGAGACCCTCGTGCGGACCGTGGTGGGCCAGCAGGTGTCGGTGGCCGGGGCGCGCACGCTGCTGGGCCGGCTGGTGGCCGCGTTCGGCACGCCGGTGGCCGACGGGCTCGCGGCCTTCCCGGGGCCCGGCGTCCTCGCGGCGTCGGCGCCGGAGGCGATCTCCGCCCTGGGCATGCCGCGCACGCGCGGGCGCACCCTGCACCTCGCGGCGCGCGCGGTCGCGCGCGGGGAGGTCGACCTGACAGGCGGCGACCCCGATGAGGTCGCCGCCACCCTGCTGCGGATCCCGGGCATCGGGCCGTGGACGGCGGACTACCTGCGGCTGCGCGGCCTCGGCGACCCGGACGCGTTCCCCGCCGGCGACCTCGGGCTGCGCCAGTCGGCCGAGCGGCTCGGCCTCCCGTCCGACGCCGCGGCGCTCGCGGTGCGCGCCGCCGCCTGGAGCCCCTGGCGCTCCTACGCAGCGCAGCACCTCTGGACCGCGATCACCCAGCACGGCCGCGATGTCACTGGTGAAACGGTCGCTTCCCGGGCCGAGTAG
- a CDS encoding acyltransferase family protein, whose amino-acid sequence MLGRARSAASSASEDTAPIPVVSAPVPAPDAPHSARRTDIELLRVFAVIGVMLFHFDPGFTLAPNGYLGVDVFFTISGFVITQQMLGAHSRGSLTYAWFLARRVRRLLPSAVLVIAVTGVAMLVLADRAYLKDQAPAGVAALLYVSNFYFAAQAVDYFGGAVDGSPFLHFWSLAVEEQFYVVWPFVVIGVGALLRRRRPQFLPVLAVVAAVGLVVSLVGAGFAVQEDPARAFFMPWWRAYQLLLGALVAMWIARGGRVPRWRPAGIDVVALARLAVLAVLVVMYAVPSFYVVSPSPWSLAIAVPVALVLATPGDPARDPLSRWGGWRPLAWVATTSYVLYLWHWPVWVLLRVVTTVPGWVLVVAAFLASGVLAWATHRWVEVPLRDGARIRHWPNWRTIAVGVTASAVTAVALGGVARALPLPRWQELLKPPLTSVKQDGSPDASVCFVGLDVTDVTTCERGPAGASKTVMLVGDSHAIQWQGGFVAAAQKDGFRLITATKQSCPVWDLPVASTKLQRTYTECATWRQNLFALIAQTKPDVLVLASTTAWTNAVDANGQPYPDPSQAISAAVTKTLGEVMPDARTTVVLGDNPVLPGPPGSCLGRAAKPSDCDFTGDPHGRGLDVVRTAAAAAGATNVDTFPHLCPDPSACSLVDGRIVIYRDTDHVTNTYAGSQGPWFSEWLKPML is encoded by the coding sequence GTGCTGGGACGTGCTCGCTCCGCCGCGTCGTCGGCGTCCGAGGACACTGCCCCCATCCCGGTCGTCAGCGCGCCCGTGCCGGCCCCCGACGCCCCGCACAGCGCCCGCCGCACCGACATCGAGCTGCTCCGTGTGTTCGCCGTCATCGGCGTGATGCTCTTCCACTTCGACCCCGGCTTCACCCTCGCGCCGAACGGCTACCTCGGCGTCGACGTGTTCTTCACGATCTCCGGGTTCGTCATCACCCAGCAGATGCTCGGCGCGCACTCGCGCGGCAGCCTCACCTACGCGTGGTTCCTGGCGCGCCGCGTGCGCCGTCTGCTGCCCAGCGCCGTGCTGGTGATCGCGGTGACCGGCGTCGCCATGCTGGTGCTGGCCGACCGCGCCTACCTCAAGGACCAGGCGCCGGCCGGGGTGGCCGCGCTGCTCTACGTGAGCAACTTCTACTTCGCGGCCCAGGCCGTCGACTACTTCGGCGGCGCGGTCGACGGGTCGCCGTTCCTGCACTTCTGGTCGCTCGCGGTCGAGGAGCAGTTCTACGTCGTCTGGCCGTTCGTGGTGATCGGCGTCGGCGCGCTGCTGCGCCGGCGTCGCCCGCAGTTCCTGCCGGTGCTCGCGGTGGTCGCCGCGGTCGGGCTCGTGGTGAGCCTCGTGGGGGCCGGCTTCGCCGTGCAGGAGGATCCGGCACGGGCGTTCTTCATGCCGTGGTGGCGCGCCTACCAGCTGCTGCTCGGCGCCCTCGTCGCGATGTGGATCGCGCGCGGCGGCCGCGTGCCCCGGTGGCGGCCGGCGGGCATCGACGTCGTGGCGCTGGCCCGGCTCGCGGTGCTGGCCGTGCTCGTGGTGATGTACGCCGTCCCCTCGTTCTACGTCGTGAGCCCGAGCCCGTGGAGCCTCGCCATCGCGGTGCCCGTGGCGCTGGTGCTCGCCACCCCGGGTGACCCGGCGCGTGACCCGCTCTCGCGATGGGGCGGCTGGCGCCCGCTGGCCTGGGTGGCCACGACCTCCTACGTGCTCTACCTGTGGCACTGGCCGGTGTGGGTGCTGCTGCGCGTGGTGACCACCGTGCCCGGCTGGGTGCTCGTGGTGGCGGCGTTCCTCGCCAGCGGCGTGCTCGCGTGGGCGACCCACCGGTGGGTGGAGGTGCCGCTGCGCGACGGCGCCCGCATCCGCCACTGGCCCAACTGGCGCACCATCGCCGTGGGCGTCACGGCGTCGGCGGTCACCGCCGTCGCGCTCGGCGGCGTCGCGCGTGCCCTGCCGCTGCCCCGGTGGCAGGAGCTGCTCAAGCCGCCGCTCACCTCGGTCAAGCAGGACGGCAGCCCGGACGCCTCGGTGTGCTTCGTGGGTCTCGACGTCACCGACGTCACCACGTGCGAGCGCGGCCCCGCCGGCGCGAGCAAGACGGTGATGCTCGTGGGCGACAGCCACGCGATCCAGTGGCAGGGCGGGTTCGTGGCCGCGGCGCAGAAGGACGGCTTCCGGCTCATCACGGCGACCAAGCAGTCTTGCCCGGTGTGGGACCTGCCGGTGGCGAGCACGAAGCTCCAGCGCACGTACACCGAGTGCGCCACGTGGCGGCAGAACCTGTTCGCGCTCATCGCGCAGACCAAGCCGGACGTCCTGGTGCTGGCGTCCACCACCGCGTGGACCAACGCGGTGGACGCCAACGGCCAGCCCTACCCCGACCCGAGCCAGGCGATCTCGGCGGCGGTCACGAAGACCCTCGGCGAGGTCATGCCGGACGCGCGCACCACGGTGGTGCTCGGCGACAACCCGGTGCTGCCCGGACCGCCGGGCTCGTGCCTCGGCCGGGCCGCGAAGCCGTCGGACTGCGACTTCACCGGCGACCCGCACGGGCGCGGTCTCGACGTCGTCCGCACGGCGGCAGCGGCGGCGGGGGCGACGAACGTCGACACGTTCCCGCACCTGTGCCCGGACCCGAGCGCGTGCTCGCTGGTCGACGGGCGGATCGTGATCTACCGCGACACCGACCACGTCACGAACACCTACGCCGGCTCGCAGGGCCCGTGGTTCTCGGAGTGGCTCAAGCCGATGCTCTGA
- a CDS encoding ATP-dependent 6-phosphofructokinase, with product MRVGVLTGGGDCPGLNAVIRAVVRKGVTQYGFEFVGFRDGWKGPLEGLTMPLGIEQVRGILPRGGTILGSSRTNPIKIDGGVDQIKANLAAHGVDALVAIGGEDTLGVATKLDELGVPVVGVPKTIDNDLSATDYTFGFDTAVNIASEAIDRLHTTAESHHRILVVEVMGRHAGWIALHAGLSGGANGILIPEVPFDLDEVAGWVESRFRSHYAPIIVVSEGALPADGGMITKDQSLDAFGHVRLSGIGDWLASGLESKTGKEARASVLGHIQRGGTPTAFDRVLASRFGLHAIDAVASQDYGKMVALQGTEIVRVPFIAATGELKTVPVSRYDEVRTFFG from the coding sequence ATGCGCGTCGGAGTGCTGACCGGTGGCGGCGACTGCCCCGGTCTCAACGCCGTCATCCGAGCCGTCGTCCGCAAGGGCGTCACGCAGTACGGCTTCGAGTTCGTCGGGTTCCGCGACGGCTGGAAGGGCCCCCTCGAGGGGCTCACCATGCCGCTGGGCATCGAGCAGGTGCGCGGCATCCTGCCCCGCGGGGGCACGATCCTGGGCTCCAGCCGGACCAACCCGATCAAGATCGACGGCGGCGTCGACCAGATCAAGGCCAACCTCGCGGCCCACGGCGTCGACGCCCTGGTCGCGATCGGCGGCGAGGACACCCTCGGCGTCGCCACGAAGCTCGACGAGCTCGGCGTCCCCGTGGTGGGCGTGCCCAAGACGATCGACAACGACCTCTCGGCCACCGACTACACGTTCGGCTTCGACACCGCGGTCAACATCGCGAGCGAGGCGATCGACCGCCTGCACACCACGGCGGAGTCGCACCACCGGATCCTCGTCGTCGAGGTGATGGGCCGCCACGCCGGCTGGATCGCGCTGCACGCGGGCCTGTCCGGCGGCGCCAACGGCATCCTGATCCCCGAGGTGCCCTTCGACCTCGACGAGGTCGCGGGCTGGGTCGAGTCGCGCTTCCGCTCGCACTACGCCCCGATCATCGTGGTGTCCGAGGGTGCCCTGCCGGCCGACGGCGGCATGATCACCAAGGACCAGTCGCTCGACGCCTTCGGCCACGTGCGCCTGTCCGGGATCGGCGACTGGCTGGCCTCCGGGCTCGAGTCCAAGACCGGCAAGGAGGCGCGGGCCTCGGTGCTCGGGCACATCCAGCGCGGCGGCACGCCGACGGCCTTCGACCGGGTCCTGGCCAGCCGCTTCGGCCTGCACGCGATCGACGCCGTCGCCTCCCAGGACTACGGCAAGATGGTCGCGCTCCAGGGCACCGAGATCGTGCGCGTGCCGTTCATCGCGGCCACCGGCGAGCTCAAGACCGTGCCGGTCTCGCGCTACGACGAGGTCCGCACCTTCTTCGGCTGA
- a CDS encoding 3-deoxy-7-phosphoheptulonate synthase class II, with the protein MVDHISWPDLPAAQQPVWPDEPALERAVASLRTLPPLVFAGECDNLTDRLAAAARGQAFVLMGGDCAETFDSATAESIRAKLKTVLQMAIVLTYGASLPVVKVGRMAGQYFKPRTNPFETRDGARMTSYFGDGVNALPFEEAGRVPDPQRLVRAYNTASATLNLVRAFTQGGYADLRQVHAWNQDFVAETTAGDRYEQVAGEIDRALAFMAACGADPEEFKRVEFFAGHEALVLDYEKALTRIDSRTGRLYDVSGHFVWIGERTRQIDGAHVDFAARISNPIGVKLGPTTSPEQAVDLCDRLDPDRVPGRLTLITRMGAAAVRDVLPGIVEKVTASGHPVVWVCDPMHGNTREASSGHKTRSYSDVADEVLGFFQVHKALGTVPGGIHVELTGDDVTECVGGTEGVTEDQLGDRYETACDPRLNRVQSLELAFDVADWLLDRPRRP; encoded by the coding sequence GTGGTCGATCACATCTCCTGGCCGGACCTGCCCGCTGCCCAGCAGCCGGTGTGGCCCGACGAGCCGGCGCTCGAGCGCGCCGTGGCGTCGCTGCGGACGCTGCCGCCCCTGGTGTTCGCGGGGGAGTGCGACAACCTCACCGACCGCCTCGCGGCCGCCGCGCGCGGGCAGGCCTTCGTGCTCATGGGCGGCGACTGCGCGGAGACCTTCGACAGCGCGACCGCCGAGTCGATCCGGGCCAAGCTCAAGACCGTCCTGCAGATGGCGATCGTGCTCACCTACGGCGCGAGCCTGCCGGTGGTGAAGGTCGGCCGGATGGCGGGCCAGTACTTCAAGCCGCGCACCAACCCGTTCGAGACGCGCGACGGCGCCCGCATGACGTCGTACTTCGGCGACGGCGTCAACGCCCTGCCGTTCGAGGAGGCGGGCCGCGTGCCCGACCCCCAGCGGCTGGTGCGCGCCTACAACACTGCGAGCGCCACGCTCAACCTGGTGCGCGCGTTCACGCAGGGCGGCTACGCCGACCTGCGCCAGGTGCACGCGTGGAACCAGGACTTCGTGGCCGAGACCACCGCCGGCGACCGCTACGAGCAGGTCGCGGGCGAGATCGACCGCGCGCTCGCGTTCATGGCGGCCTGCGGCGCGGACCCGGAGGAGTTCAAGCGGGTCGAGTTCTTCGCCGGCCACGAGGCCCTCGTGCTCGACTACGAGAAGGCGCTCACCCGCATCGACTCGCGCACCGGCCGCCTCTACGACGTGTCCGGCCACTTCGTGTGGATCGGCGAGCGCACCCGGCAGATCGACGGCGCCCACGTCGACTTCGCCGCGCGCATCTCCAACCCGATCGGCGTCAAGCTCGGCCCCACGACCTCGCCCGAGCAGGCCGTCGACCTGTGCGACCGGCTCGACCCGGACCGGGTGCCGGGCCGGCTCACCCTCATCACGCGCATGGGCGCCGCGGCCGTGCGCGACGTGCTGCCCGGCATCGTCGAGAAGGTCACCGCCAGCGGGCACCCGGTGGTGTGGGTGTGCGACCCGATGCACGGCAACACCCGCGAGGCGTCGTCGGGCCACAAGACCCGCTCGTACTCCGACGTCGCCGACGAGGTGCTCGGGTTCTTCCAGGTGCACAAGGCGCTCGGGACCGTCCCCGGCGGCATCCATGTCGAGCTCACCGGCGACGACGTCACCGAGTGCGTGGGCGGCACCGAGGGGGTCACCGAGGACCAGCTCGGCGACCGCTACGAGACCGCGTGCGACCCGCGGCTCAACCGGGTGCAGTCCCTCGAGCTCGCCTTCGACGTCGCCGACTGGCTGCTCGACCGGCCGCGTCGACCCTGA
- a CDS encoding methylated-DNA--[protein]-cysteine S-methyltransferase: protein MSSEPYETAEAAVPGGRVVVVVDPDDGAVVASGFGGLDLVFGFLTEQEQARGHREAPDSPRVAPVVAALAAYAAGDLDALDRVEVRQPGGAFMQRAWTELRGVRAGRTDSYAGLAARAGSPTAVRAAGQACATNHVAPFVPCHRILRSDGSLGGYAYGLPVKEALLVHEGALLS from the coding sequence ATGAGCAGCGAGCCGTACGAGACCGCGGAGGCCGCCGTCCCCGGCGGCCGGGTCGTCGTCGTGGTCGACCCGGACGACGGGGCCGTCGTGGCGTCCGGCTTCGGCGGGCTCGACCTGGTGTTCGGCTTCCTCACCGAGCAGGAGCAGGCTCGTGGCCACCGCGAGGCGCCGGACTCCCCGCGGGTGGCGCCCGTCGTCGCCGCGCTCGCGGCCTACGCCGCCGGCGACCTCGACGCCCTCGACCGGGTCGAGGTGCGGCAGCCCGGCGGCGCGTTCATGCAGCGCGCCTGGACCGAGCTGCGCGGCGTGCGGGCAGGCCGCACCGACAGCTACGCCGGCCTCGCCGCCCGGGCCGGGAGCCCCACCGCGGTGCGGGCCGCCGGCCAGGCGTGCGCGACCAACCACGTCGCGCCGTTCGTGCCCTGCCACCGGATCCTGCGCAGCGACGGCTCGCTCGGGGGCTATGCCTACGGCCTGCCCGTCAAGGAGGCCCTGCTCGTGCACGAAGGCGCCCTGCTCTCCTGA
- the aroF gene encoding 3-deoxy-7-phosphoheptulonate synthase — translation MVVVMSPGATDTEIDAVVARVAEAGGEAFVSRGDTRTIVGLVGDIDRFHGLNLRALAGVAEVVRISTPFKLVSRQHHPQMSTVYVGASRVPIGPETFTLIAGPCAVETPEQTLQAALMAKGAGATLLRGGAFKPRSSPYAFQGLGEQGLRILAEVREETGLPVVTEVVDVADVDLVASYADMLQVGTRNAQNFSLLQAVGAVGKPVMLKRGMSSTIEEWLMAAEYIAQRGNLEVVLCERGIRTFEKATRNTLDVSAVPVAHDLAHLPVVVDPSHSGGRRDLVVPLSRAAIAVGADGIIVDVHPHPDTALCDGPQALVDGDLRALATAVRQLPPLLDRRPAEPLGART, via the coding sequence ATGGTCGTCGTCATGAGCCCTGGAGCCACCGACACCGAGATCGACGCCGTCGTCGCCCGCGTCGCCGAGGCCGGCGGCGAGGCCTTCGTCAGCCGCGGCGACACCCGCACCATCGTCGGGCTGGTCGGGGACATCGACCGATTCCACGGCCTCAACCTGCGCGCGCTCGCCGGCGTGGCCGAGGTGGTGCGCATCTCGACCCCGTTCAAGCTGGTGTCGCGCCAGCACCACCCGCAGATGTCGACCGTGTACGTCGGCGCCTCGCGCGTGCCGATCGGCCCCGAGACCTTCACGCTGATCGCCGGCCCGTGCGCCGTCGAGACGCCGGAGCAGACGCTGCAGGCGGCGCTCATGGCCAAGGGGGCCGGCGCCACGCTGCTGCGCGGAGGCGCCTTCAAGCCGCGCTCGTCGCCGTACGCCTTCCAGGGCCTCGGTGAGCAGGGCCTGCGGATCCTGGCCGAGGTGCGCGAGGAGACCGGCCTCCCGGTGGTGACCGAGGTGGTCGACGTGGCCGACGTCGACCTCGTCGCCTCCTACGCCGACATGCTCCAGGTGGGTACGCGCAACGCCCAGAACTTCTCGCTGCTCCAGGCCGTCGGCGCGGTGGGCAAGCCGGTGATGCTCAAGCGCGGCATGAGCTCCACCATCGAGGAGTGGCTCATGGCCGCGGAGTACATCGCGCAGCGCGGCAACCTCGAGGTGGTGCTGTGCGAGCGCGGCATCCGCACCTTCGAGAAGGCCACGCGCAACACCCTCGACGTGTCGGCGGTGCCGGTGGCGCACGACCTCGCCCACCTGCCCGTGGTGGTGGACCCCTCGCACTCCGGCGGCCGCCGCGACCTCGTGGTGCCGCTCTCGCGCGCGGCCATCGCCGTCGGCGCCGACGGGATCATCGTCGACGTCCACCCGCATCCCGACACCGCGCTGTGCGACGGCCCGCAGGCCCTCGTCGACGGCGACCTGCGCGCCCTCGCCACCGCCGTGCGCCAGCTGCCGCCCCTGCTCGACCGCCGTCCCGCCGAGCCACTCGGCGCGCGCACCTGA
- a CDS encoding low specificity L-threonine aldolase has protein sequence MRAAMAAADVGDDVYGEDPTVNALEARVAGLLGHEAGLFTPSGSMANQLGLRLHAGPGSEVVTDAQAHVVRAELGAAAAFSGITTRTWDAPRGLLDPAVVRGFIRPAAGPYLVSTTAIAVENTHNFGGGTVQPLDRLQEVRALADEHGLAVHLDGARLWNAHVASGVPLHAYGAIADTVSVCLSKGLGAPVGSVLVGRADRIGEALVWRKRYGGGMRQAGILAAAGAFALDHHVERLADDHARAQRLAFTIAEAVDDVVEPEHVETNIVVLDLAPSGWTAAALAAAAAEDGVRISALGPTFARLVTHLDVDDEGVDHAGTVLARLLRSPR, from the coding sequence ATGCGGGCCGCCATGGCGGCCGCGGACGTCGGTGACGACGTCTACGGCGAGGACCCCACGGTCAACGCCCTCGAGGCGCGGGTGGCCGGGCTGCTCGGCCACGAGGCCGGGCTGTTCACGCCGTCCGGGTCGATGGCCAACCAGCTCGGGCTGCGCCTGCACGCCGGGCCGGGCAGCGAGGTGGTGACGGACGCGCAGGCCCACGTGGTGCGCGCCGAGCTCGGCGCGGCCGCGGCCTTCAGCGGCATCACCACGCGCACGTGGGACGCGCCGCGCGGGCTGCTCGACCCCGCGGTGGTGCGCGGCTTCATCCGCCCGGCCGCCGGCCCCTACCTGGTGTCGACGACGGCGATCGCGGTGGAGAACACGCACAACTTCGGCGGCGGCACGGTGCAGCCGCTCGACCGCTTGCAGGAGGTGCGTGCGCTCGCCGACGAGCACGGCCTCGCGGTGCACCTCGACGGTGCCCGGCTGTGGAACGCGCACGTGGCCTCGGGCGTGCCGCTGCACGCCTACGGCGCGATCGCCGACACGGTGTCCGTGTGCCTGTCCAAGGGGCTCGGGGCGCCGGTGGGCTCGGTGCTCGTCGGCCGCGCCGACCGCATCGGCGAGGCGCTGGTGTGGCGCAAGCGCTACGGCGGCGGCATGCGGCAGGCCGGCATCCTGGCCGCGGCCGGCGCGTTCGCGCTCGACCACCACGTCGAGCGCCTCGCCGACGACCACGCCCGCGCCCAGCGGCTCGCGTTCACGATCGCGGAGGCCGTCGACGACGTCGTGGAGCCGGAGCACGTCGAGACCAACATCGTCGTGCTCGACCTCGCACCCAGCGGCTGGACGGCGGCCGCGCTCGCAGCCGCGGCGGCCGAGGACGGCGTGCGCATCTCGGCGCTGGGGCCCACGTTCGCCCGTCTCGTCACGCACCTCGACGTCGACGACGAGGGCGTCGACCACGCCGGCACCGTGCTCGCCCGCTTGCTGCGCTCGCCACGCTGA
- a CDS encoding kinase, with amino-acid sequence MPPGARPTPRLLESAALDASVRRWLDVMPERVADVAARWRLELGDPFLPGGHTAWVAPARTRDGDEVVLKVGMRHREADDEATALRLWDGSGAVRLHREELDDDTLYLLLERCVPGAPLSDRSEPEQDEVIASVLRRTWAAAVAPTTFRPLAELCAIWADETEERLRSREDVVDAGLAREAIAVLRQRPTAQVVDGDVVLCTDLHAGNVLSAHREPWLVVDPKPYAGEAAYDLVQHLFNCRARLTADPAGLTGRLAALADVDAAAVRTWVFARGVTELFWWPDLLPVVRALAP; translated from the coding sequence GTGCCGCCTGGGGCCCGGCCCACCCCGCGGCTGCTCGAGTCCGCCGCCCTCGACGCGTCCGTCCGGCGCTGGCTCGACGTCATGCCCGAGCGCGTGGCCGACGTCGCCGCACGGTGGCGGCTCGAGCTCGGCGACCCGTTCCTCCCCGGTGGTCACACGGCGTGGGTGGCGCCTGCTCGCACCCGCGACGGCGACGAGGTGGTGCTCAAGGTCGGCATGCGCCACCGCGAGGCCGACGACGAGGCGACGGCGCTGCGGCTGTGGGACGGCTCGGGAGCCGTGCGGCTGCACCGTGAGGAGCTCGACGACGACACCCTCTACCTGCTCCTCGAGCGCTGCGTGCCGGGCGCACCGCTCTCGGACCGCTCCGAGCCCGAGCAGGACGAGGTGATCGCGTCGGTGCTCCGCCGCACCTGGGCGGCCGCCGTCGCGCCGACGACCTTCCGGCCGCTCGCCGAGCTGTGCGCGATCTGGGCCGACGAGACGGAGGAGCGCCTTCGAAGTCGCGAGGACGTGGTCGACGCCGGGCTCGCTCGCGAGGCGATCGCGGTGCTGCGGCAGAGGCCCACGGCGCAGGTCGTCGACGGCGACGTCGTGCTGTGCACGGACCTGCACGCCGGCAACGTGCTCTCGGCCCACCGTGAGCCGTGGCTGGTGGTCGACCCGAAGCCCTACGCGGGGGAGGCGGCGTACGACCTCGTGCAGCACCTGTTCAACTGCCGCGCACGACTGACCGCCGACCCGGCGGGCCTCACCGGCCGGCTCGCGGCGCTCGCGGACGTGGACGCCGCCGCGGTGCGCACGTGGGTCTTCGCACGCGGCGTGACCGAGCTCTTCTGGTGGCCGGATCTGCTCCCGGTGGTCCGGGCCCTGGCGCCCTGA